The nucleotide sequence GTGAAATCGATCCACCAGGGTGTGGACATCGTGTTCCTGCGCGAGGTGACGGAGGGAATGCAGTCATCCGACACGGTGGTAATGGGTGCCGGCGAATTCCGTCCCAACGACGAGATAACGATCGCTTCGCGCGTGATCACCCGGCGCGGCTCGAATCGCATCGCGCGGGCTGCCTTCGAGATCGCGCGCACCCGCAAGCGCAAGAAAGTGACCGCCGTGCACAAGGAGCCGGTGTATCGCGTCTGCTGCGGGATGTTCGCCGAGGAATGCCGCAAGGTGGCGAAGGAATTTCCCGATGTGGCGTTCGAGGAGGTGATGGTGGACAGCATGGCGATGAAGCTCGTCATGAACCCGCAGGTCTATGATGTGGTGGTGACCACCAACCAGTTCGGCGACATCCTGACCGATCTTGGCGCGGGGCTGGTGGGCGGGCTGGGGCTAGCGCCCGGGCTGTGCGTTGGGGAGCGCCAGGCGATGGCGCAGGCGACCCACGGCTCGGCGCCGGACATCGCCGGAAAGAACATCGCCAATCCCTATGCGATGATCATGTCGGGCAAGATGCTCTTCGAGTGGCTGGGGCGCAAGCGCGGTGAGCCGCGGGCGGTCGCTGCTGCAGAACGGATCGATGCCGCTGTGGAGAAGGTAATGGCCGAGGCGAGGCACCTTACCCCGGATCTCGGCGGCAGGGCGAGCACCACCGAGATGGGCGACGCGGTCGCGGCGGCGGTTTGACCTATTCCGACCGGGCGCCGAAGCCGTCGTGCCGGCCGCTCCACCCCAGGCGACCCGAGGACCAACGCGTTGTACGCCCGCGCCTGCTGGCTGTTTCTCTTTTCGCCCGGGCTCCGGGCGGATGAGGTGGTGAGCAGAGCAGCACGTTGCCGCGGCTCGCTTTCACGCCGCCGCCCATTGCGCAGACAGGAGCGCCGCCTGCTCCAGCACCGTCTGCGTCGCCTTCTCCTGCCTGTCCGGCGGGTAGCCGTGCTTGCGCAGGATGCGCTTGACCAGCACGCGGAGCTGCGCGCG is from Burkholderiales bacterium and encodes:
- a CDS encoding isocitrate/isopropylmalate family dehydrogenase; translated protein: VKSIHQGVDIVFLREVTEGMQSSDTVVMGAGEFRPNDEITIASRVITRRGSNRIARAAFEIARTRKRKKVTAVHKEPVYRVCCGMFAEECRKVAKEFPDVAFEEVMVDSMAMKLVMNPQVYDVVVTTNQFGDILTDLGAGLVGGLGLAPGLCVGERQAMAQATHGSAPDIAGKNIANPYAMIMSGKMLFEWLGRKRGEPRAVAAAERIDAAVEKVMAEARHLTPDLGGRASTTEMGDAVAAAV